From a single Carassius carassius chromosome 8, fCarCar2.1, whole genome shotgun sequence genomic region:
- the LOC132144955 gene encoding uncharacterized protein LOC132144955 isoform X1 has protein sequence MEKIMLFCVFSYLIVQISSSDASEHNVTLLRFQLNESITLNCNMTYNHEIAWYHQNPESGRLTLVHFATALMKENHMMNQNRHLAVIVDRIRNTGSLVMTGLMESDSGLYFCGTRSGYSDMHFEKPIRLQIEDREDKVQSVTDPPEEDEITDEVTLTERVLMFSGVALAVFLCFLVIIIAGRNIYCHGWRKGWTAAEHAGLNV, from the exons ATGGAGAAGATCATGctcttttgtgttttttcatACTTGATTGTTCAGATCAGCTCCAGCG ATGCTTCAGAACATAATGTGACTCTGTTAAGATTTCAGCTGAATGAAAGCATCACTCTGAACTGCAACATGACATACAATCATGAAATAGCCTGGTATCACCAGAATCCTGAATCTGGACGACTAACACTGGTGCATTTTGCCACGGCCTTAATGAAAGAGAATCATATGATGAATCAAAACAGACACCTGGCAGTTATAGTAGATAGAATTAGAAACACAGGCTCGCTAGTTATGACTGGACTAATGGAGTCAGATTCAGGTCTTTATTTCTGTGGAACAAGATCAGGGTATTCAGACATGCACTTTGAGAAACCCATCAGACTACAGATCGAGG aCAGAGAAGACAAAGTTCAGTCCGTCACAGATCCTCCAGAGGAAGATGAGATCACAG atgaagtgacgcTGACGGAGCGTGTGCTGATGTTCAGTGGTGTTGCTTTGgctgtgtttctgtgttttctgGTTATAATCATTGCAGGAAGAAACATTTACTGTCACGGTTGGCGGAAAGGATGGACCGCAGCCGAACATGCTGGTCTGAATGTTTAA
- the LOC132144955 gene encoding uncharacterized protein LOC132144955 isoform X2 yields MEKIMLFCVFSYLIVQISSSDASEHNVTLLRFQLNESITLNCNMTYNHEIAWYHQNPESGRLTLVHFATALMKENHMMNQNRHLAVIVDRIRNTGSLVMTGLMESDSGLYFCGTRSGYSDMHFEKPIRLQIEDPPEEDEITDEVTLTERVLMFSGVALAVFLCFLVIIIAGRNIYCHGWRKGWTAAEHAGLNV; encoded by the exons ATGGAGAAGATCATGctcttttgtgttttttcatACTTGATTGTTCAGATCAGCTCCAGCG ATGCTTCAGAACATAATGTGACTCTGTTAAGATTTCAGCTGAATGAAAGCATCACTCTGAACTGCAACATGACATACAATCATGAAATAGCCTGGTATCACCAGAATCCTGAATCTGGACGACTAACACTGGTGCATTTTGCCACGGCCTTAATGAAAGAGAATCATATGATGAATCAAAACAGACACCTGGCAGTTATAGTAGATAGAATTAGAAACACAGGCTCGCTAGTTATGACTGGACTAATGGAGTCAGATTCAGGTCTTTATTTCTGTGGAACAAGATCAGGGTATTCAGACATGCACTTTGAGAAACCCATCAGACTACAGATCGAGG ATCCTCCAGAGGAAGATGAGATCACAG atgaagtgacgcTGACGGAGCGTGTGCTGATGTTCAGTGGTGTTGCTTTGgctgtgtttctgtgttttctgGTTATAATCATTGCAGGAAGAAACATTTACTGTCACGGTTGGCGGAAAGGATGGACCGCAGCCGAACATGCTGGTCTGAATGTTTAA